Proteins from one Xenopus tropicalis strain Nigerian chromosome 1, UCB_Xtro_10.0, whole genome shotgun sequence genomic window:
- the srp19 gene encoding signal recognition particle 19 kDa protein isoform X1, which translates to MANLEKSHASVDRFICIYPAYLNSKKTIAEGRRIPIEKGDKMYTREWNRDTQFRGRVRVQLRNEDGSSCVDKLSSRKAIMLRVAEEIPKLKTRTQKSGGGDQSAQQGEGGKKNKKKKK; encoded by the exons GTTCATCTGCATTTATCCAGCTTACTTAAACAGTAAGAAAACTATTGCTGAGGGAAGGCGCATTCCCATAGAAAAG GGGGATAAAATGTACACTCGGGAGTGGAACAGAGATACACAATTTAGGGGCAGAGTGCGGGTGCAGCTTAGGAACGAAGATGGAAGCAGTTGTGTCGATAAACTTTCATCAA GGAAAGCCATAATGCTGCGAGTAGCGGAAGAAATTCCAAAGCTGAAGACCAGAACACAGAAGAGTGGAGGTGGAGACCAAAGTGCGCAACAGGGCGAAGGTGGCAAGAAgaacaaaaagaagaagaaatga
- the srp19 gene encoding signal recognition particle 19 kDa protein: protein MANLEKSHASVDRFICIYPAYLNSKKTIAEGRRIPIEKAVQNPTCSEIADICRANKLNAVVEGDKMYTREWNRDTQFRGRVRVQLRNEDGSSCVDKLSSRKAIMLRVAEEIPKLKTRTQKSGGGDQSAQQGEGGKKNKKKKK from the exons GTTCATCTGCATTTATCCAGCTTACTTAAACAGTAAGAAAACTATTGCTGAGGGAAGGCGCATTCCCATAGAAAAG GCTGTGCAGAACCCGACATGTTCTGAGATTGCAGATATCTGTCGTGCCAACAAGCTGAATGCAGTTGTGGAG GGGGATAAAATGTACACTCGGGAGTGGAACAGAGATACACAATTTAGGGGCAGAGTGCGGGTGCAGCTTAGGAACGAAGATGGAAGCAGTTGTGTCGATAAACTTTCATCAA GGAAAGCCATAATGCTGCGAGTAGCGGAAGAAATTCCAAAGCTGAAGACCAGAACACAGAAGAGTGGAGGTGGAGACCAAAGTGCGCAACAGGGCGAAGGTGGCAAGAAgaacaaaaagaagaagaaatga